The DNA segment ggatttcatcatcaaattgtaaaatacactagtgtatttcatcatcaaatcctcgCGGTTGATTTACATacgtgtatggctaggattagttcactcagttcgcaaatacactagtgtttagggttgtaaacgaaccaaacgttcagcgaacagttcgtgaaccgttcggtgggaagttcgtttatgttcgttcagttgtgttcgtgaacgttcggtaaggtgttcgtgaacattcgttcatttgcgttcgtttatgttcgcaTGTTTGTCTTTTAATGAAAgatttttgtattttcatatattttatctatacttttttaTATAactaacttatatttattttattaccctaaaaattaaactaaaaaaacCCTATTTaaccttgtttatgcaccatttccctttcatttcttattatttacatcgacgaataCGATCGAcatccgttccacaataaggaaTTCAAGCTCTAGTGCTACTTTGtgggccatccacctttatccttcgtcacattcgccaaatttatttgtgttcgtgaaccgttcgcgaacacactcatttacttaatgaacgaacacgaacataaaatctcgttcggtaagtgttcatgaaccgttcgtgaacacatttatttccttaacgaacgaacacgaataaggccttgttcgtgttcgttcggttcgtttacagccctactagtgttcactcttgaacctaatcctatactTTATATCCTATTATTACTATTTAGGGAAAATAGGGAATCGATTTGGAGTAGCTCGTTAGTAGCTCGTATTGTTTATGTATAATATGACCCAACCTAGATTAATATTTGATTTTGATACTTTTATTAGTAGAGATGTGCATATTAATAATGTGTGTTGTATGGGTTGCAGGAATCGTCCGTCCATCATTCACCTGCTGGTTATATTTTGTGTCACATAGTGGGTGTCATTCTTTAATTGGTAAAACTGTATACTACAACTATTGAAAAGGTATAGTACCATTTTCTAGTAAATGGGTTGTAAAATTAGAAACCTTAAAAAACTATAATAGAGAGAGGGCCTTGTTTGATTCTATTCCGATGTATAAAGGGAAAATTACTAAAATGGCTCTGTTGACCATAATAAAGCTTATGTGGCCATTGACTTTTTTATCCAACGAAAATGTGTCGTGTTGTATTTAGTTAAACTTGTAATCAGAATTGTATTATATTCTAATTGTGTAATTAGGGTTTACATAAGTTGGGCATTTATATAGAACACCATATTACATATCTAGTCCGTATACTACAATTCTATGTGTAATATTCCCCGCAAACTAAACGTGGGAGATTTTATctggaaaataaaaaaaaaacataaaacataaggaGATAGTAGGTCTTCATTCGTTTCCGATCTCAACCTGGCTTAAGCTCGTTTAACTTATGAAAGCTCGGCTCAAGCTCGACTCGCTAGCATTTATTAGTTAATTTCTAttaattataatttatattttatatataatttagttaCTTTTTTCATAATCTTATAAATATTAATTGTTATTATTGTATAagtatattaataaaaaatataaaaacactaGGTTTGTTTAAGCAcacgagccggctcgagctcgatcaACGAAGCTCGGTTTGGGCTCATTCGCTAAACGATCTTGTTATTGGGCtggggctcgagctcgtttaagctcggctcgttcgagtttttttacgagccgagctcgagtagctcgcgagtaaCTCGGCTCGTTTATACCCCCAACTCCAATATTCGTCTAAGAGTCGTCTAGGCGCTAGGGTTGGAAAGTGCAGTCAAAGGCCGAAACACAGGTTTAAATAACAAACGTATCATGATTGCTGTTGAATAGGTCCTTGGCGTGTTGCGACTATGGCCCCTTAATCCTATCGGGTGTTGCGAAAGTAGCAGACATGGACAAAATAATCGGTCAACTAATCCGGGTCCAAGTCAAACTTTACCAATTACCACCTCTTGGCTCTTGTGTGTCGTATTTCTTAGGTCATCCTCTATCGCGACACGCCAACCTTTAATATCATTAGAATTTTCATTTTTCACCCTTGGACTTCATTGTTTGTTCCCGATTGCTCGTTTCTTCAccgtttatgcttgtttttgctTCTTTTACGCACCAGGACCTACGCAAACACAAGCTAATAAAATACAAACTAAAACTATTAAAAACGATATTAAAACTATCTAAAAATGTACAAATTACATAGGATAAATGCATGTGTTTTGCAACATATCACACATGATCTACATCATCAAGGCCTCACAAATTGGAAGTTCCACGTTATCATTCGAGGACCATCAACATGGAATCCTATATGTACCAAACGCCAAACGGCTTGAATGAAGACATAGCTTCTTGAGAGAAATCCAGTCAACCGGATGCAACCATAGTAGGAGCATTAGGTTGAGAAAAGAATTGTGGTGAGAATTGTTGCGAAAAAAATGTGGTTGGCATGGTTGTGTAAAATAAGGTGTTATGATTTGGTTAGTTGTTATGTTGGAGAAATGATAACGACGTTTTTTTGACTATTTAGACTGAATTAATCCAACCTATATAtgtaaagataaaaaaaactGAACACATTTTTGGTATCTGCCAACAAGTCAAGTGGAACTTATTTCTACAAACATATATGCAAAGATGACACAACTGTAACAAAGACAAACGATAAGCATAGCACCCACAACAGTGGTCAAAATCCATCCAACAGACTGCCAAGTCAGCATGCTACATCATTCCAAACCACCACCACTCCAAACCCACATTTTTTTCTCCAAAAATAAATCACTCCAAACCTCTAAATCATACCCCACTTTTTACACTAAAAAAATAAGTTTGTGAGTGGGTGGTCCCCATCATTTCGAACCAACCTAATCCACTCAAGCAAACCGGACCACCATGGTCAAACTCCTCCAACAAGGGAAGTCTGGTTTGGGGCGTTCCGCTTACTCCGCTCTGCCAAACTTGTGCAACAGACCCATTGTTGTTCATGCTCTAAGAAAAGGTGTTCATACAATTAGAAAAGGTATCTTTAAAATAAGATCTATCTAAACAAGATaaaatgataaataaataaataacttcaaAAATGGTACATATCTAAAAGTACCTTTAAACCTCTTTGATCTTCGCACAAGCCCATGCTTTCCCATGCCAACTTTTGTATTCATGTTTCATGTATaaatacatatacatacacacatttaTGTATGTATACATTAATTTTAAAGTTTATGACTAATACTTCAAAGTATTTAAGTTATTTTTATTTAAGGATTGACATAACTattttttgtctttatttttcaaatgtttttgtctATTACACTAgttattttcatattttgttaaatgtttttaacATAGATCAACTTTGAAAACAGTAGTTCCTACCCGGTTTTGAAATTTCAGTTCGCAAAGAGAGGAGATCGTTATTGGCGGTTTACAACcgggtttttttgttggttaatttagagaaaaatcaaaaggaaatgataaatctaatctaatctaatactaataaagaaATATATCTAATACCATGTGGCATtctttcatttcatttatttccaTCTAATGTCATATGACATTCtcttatttaatttatttatatattaaactaggctatcacccgggaacatCCCGGGTTAGGAAAATTTAGTTTTTGATAATAAAAGGTACAAAAACAACATATTGAAAGTCGTTAGTATCTTCTTTCCCTTCTGACAATAATTTATTTGTTCCGTTTCATCAGTATCCTAAGTTTGTCTACATGTGTATTCATAGTTTTCGTGTAAAGCTTAATAATATAGTTCTTATCGGACGATAAAGAAAATTAGGTAAAAATAGTGAAAACACAAAAACCGATATCAAAGTGGTAAAGTTTTACAAAACCGACACCTATACAGTACCAGCAACGAACGGATACTCCATACTCACTCGGAATCAGTATTTTTAGTACCGGTACCGATACGGTACGATCCCAATCCCATCCTTACTTGGTAATATGACAACGTAATTACTAATTAACAACaaatatgaaaaatatatatatataaacatcatATTTAAAATAATATGAAACTACATACTGATCTTGAGGAAGCTATTTTGGAAATATATCTTTGTAGTGTTACTTGTAATCTAATCATTTGTTATAATatattagtgttagtgattaaAAAAAGACCTAAATACCTTAGGATGACGCACTAAATAGGCCCAAACTTTGAACCTTTATACACAACATCAGAACTACTTTTTCAAAGCaacaaaaaaattaaagaaaagaaactaCTTTTATTTTGGATGGCAAACAATGATTTTATTCCACACCAAATTTATATACGTTACAAAGGCATGTACCAGTAAGTCGCTAGTACCCATTAAACCCATACCCAGTACATAACTCACCCCATACTCCAATTACAGATCAACCCAAAACATCAAACTTTAGCCACTTCGCCCACTCTAACCCTGGTCGGTTCGCCCGATGTTTCAGTCACATGAACGACATCGCCTGAGTTTACGCGAATATCCGATCAACTGATACCCGCTTGCCTGAGAACATCAATTCGTTTCGTGCTTTTCAAATCTCACAAGATGACACAATAAGAATCATTGCACCAACTTTCTTTTATTTTCCAATATGCCTTCTGCTTAATAAAATTTGAACAGCTCCCTCACCTTTGTACCTGAAAAATAAGGGATGCTGCACCAAAGACTTACCTTCTATCTAACCCCTAAGACGATGTAGCATGACACGAGCAGGTGATCCACATCTTCCTCCATCTCACTACAAAACCTGCATAATATCAAACCATAATGCACATTCCTTTTTTGCAGACCTTTAAGCGTCGGAAACTGTTATTTTTTAAAACTTTGGAAACCAAAAGGTGATTGGGGCCAGCCTAACCAGACCCGAAGCTGTTTTGACCAAATAAATATTCCTAAATACAATAAGGTCATTTCCTTTAATCTACTTGACACGCTAATTATTGTTAAAACTTTGGAAAAGGTGATCGACGCTAGGCTAATCCAACCAGAACCTGTTTCGAGCAATCAGTTTGCAGGTCACTTGACCCGTTTGAGACGTTTAATAGAACTTACCCATTTGGCCCATGCAATAAAAATTACCCATTTTGATGGTCACTTattacccatttgacccgttcaataaaaattaacttttttttttatgtaattaaCCTGGATGTTACAAAAAGGCGTAAAATTTTACATGTTTTTGTTTATCAGTCGAAATCAATACCTTTTTTAGGTCTTTGACTCCAAGTTCTTTCATACTCCCATGCGGTATATCCAGAAATTTTCTGTTGGACTCCTGAGAGTGATAGAAACAAAAGagttagaacaaaaagaaatgaTGCGTCTTTAAATACGAAGTATGCTGACCACTTATAGAAGTCAAAATGGAGACTGCGTTTAATGACATCAACACAACATTATTTGCAATCTGCAATGCCTCATCTAAAGTTACTAAATCTTTTTCTAGAAGTGCATCGGCGTCAACCACTGCGTTGCAGAAGCAAAAAAGTTAGCATGTATTTAAATGTGTCGAATAAGCAACAATGAAAGAATGGATCTAACTATCTAATATATAATACTCACTGATACAAAAATCTGTAAGCCCATCAAGTTTGTGGTAGTTGAGGTTGTGGACATCAGATTTCTCCCAGCCACTTCACTCACATCACAAACTTCCTCCAACCACCGGGACACTAACTTCTCATGGATCAAGTCCCAAAACTTCAGCCtaaaaaataaaacatgattaaaaCTCAAGCACGGTGAAACAAAAAAAGATGTTAAAAATGGAAAATTGTGATTGAATACCACAAAAGTGTTGGCTCTAACAACATCAAGCATAGTGACACCAACCAAGCGTTTGGGATCATAAGTACCAGCTTTCTTGAAAACTTCTGCAGCGATTGGAACCGTAGAATTCACAGGATTGCTAATTAAGTTGACGATTGCATTAGGGCAACACATTCCAATTCCTTCACATAAAGTTTTAACAATTCCCGCATTAATCTTGAAAAGATCATCACGTGTCATTCCGGGCTTTCTTGGAACACCAGCAGGTATAATCACAAGATCCATTCCGGTAAGTGCACCACAACATGCCATGTGTCCCAAACCTAAAATGGTTGCACCACAACATGCCATGTGTCCCAAACCTTATTAACGGGTCATGTTCAGATTAACCCATATAGTTCAGCTGTTTAATAAAACGGGTTAGCCGACACAATACCTATTTATTTACGTGCCGTGTTAGTAATTGTTGTCCGACGCTAAGATTCGAAAAGCCCAAAAAGGAATGAGAATACGACGGTACGGATATGTATGTATACACATAAGTAATCATACCAATAGAATAAACTTTGGAATAGTAATTTCATGGAATGAAGGGAATAAATAAAGTAGAAGCTACCTTTTAAGTAAATCCAAATTTTTCTTGACTCCAATACGCCCAACATGTACGATCAATGGTCGATCAGGTTCACCATTTCTGAAATCATTCAAACAGAAATGAACAATGTTCCAACCATAGTATTTGGTGATTTTGTTTCAGATAAACCATTTTTTGGTCATTTTGTAAAAAAGTAAAATTATAGATTGATTTAATATAGACTTTGAATGATTTTCAACCCGCTTGACATCACATGTTcaaactatttgacccgttcccCTTTTAGCTCTTTTTTTATTTGACCCATCACAGTTCGAACCTAGCCCACGTTAATGGGTCAAAGTTACCACCTCTAGTTTTTAATGAAAACCATAATTTTAGTTAGTCAAAGAAGAAGCGTACGATAGTCTAATTCGCATTTCATGAGAGTGAAACTTCGGATGAAAGCTATCCGAATCCACATCCTTATTCCACAGACGAATTGTGTTAGCtgaaaaaacaaaataaaaaacgtGTTATTTCATTAATAAAATAACCAATTAAAAATCCTTTTTTTGACCGTTTATTTGGTGCAAGGCATTAAAAAGTTAAGTTCATCcacatatatataattacatGCTGCAACTTTGTATTGTTGAAGATCCTTTGCAATAGCAGCTGATGGTACCAATGTAAGATCAGCAGCTTGGTGAAGAAACTCTgacaaaaaaaaagaaagaaaaacaaccTTCTTATATCAAAATTCCGAAACAATAAGATCttgaattataaaaaaaaataagagcAAAAAAGGAAGAATCATTGCATACTTATAACTAACCACATTGGCTGGACCAATCAGCTATACGTGTATCTTGGTATGTATCTGTATTCAACAAAAACTTGTAGCATTAAAAATGTGTGTTTGTGTACATTATGTAAATATGTATATTAATCGGCAACTGCACGAAATAGAATTAAACTTTGAACTTTTTCCAGATTTTAGAAATCAACTTTAAATTAGGTGAAAACAGAATTAGATGAGCACTTGATTACTGATTTTAGCAACCAACGTCATAttcattgaaaaattaaaaaaaaaatatcagaGAAAGCCTAAAGTTCGTTCTCTTCAGTGCAGTTTGCGCATATATTCATATAACATATCCATGAGTTGGCTCAAATGTTTCACTTACACAGGCACATGTGTATGATAGGACATCACGATGTGGACCGACAGCATTTTTGCAATCGTAAGCGCTCCAAAAACctaatattaaaatttaaaaatgtcAGTAACTATGAGATATCTACACGCACACACAtaacatacaacatacatacgtACCATGATACCAGGAGACGATGCATGGATGATGTCCGGTTTGAATTGTTTAACTTCGTTGATGATCCTAGGGCTTAGGGCAAGAGAAAGTGGCACTTGTTGGTACCATGGGAACGAAAAGCTGCACAAAGAAGATTCAAGAAACCGTTAGTATgataatatatatgtataatcaTAATTTAATCAATTGAATGAGTGAAAGCAATTAACCTTCGTGAGCCAACCAATTTTGCTCCATGAAATTCTTCTAGCACCCCTTCATGTGTCGTTACAACCATCACCTATAATAGTAACCAAAGATTATGTTAAGGAACTTTGCCTACATTCTTTATCAAAACAAACCCTCATTGCCCTTGGTTGACCACCACCAATTttagtaaaaaattaataaaatccCCATCAAAACAGGTCAAATGAGCAAACaggttaaatgggttaaaaatcCCCAAACGGGTATCCAAACGCCTACGTCTTAAACTGGTGTATTCAATGAaaatttttattaataatcaaacTAAATACATTTAAGATTTACAAAACTAAAATAATAGACAAAACGTGTTGGATGGTCGGCGTTTTGACCTCTACATCGAATGTACCCGACCTCCTTTTTTCCCATCAAAACCCTTTTGGAGGTTTTTGTCTGTGAAAAATCATATGAAAGTATCTCAGATTACTATTCCAAACCTGCTTTATAAAGTTCAAGAAGCGTGACCCATTTGCTAATCCCCCCCCCCCGCGTGGAGTCCCATACCTTTGTTTCAAGAACATGAAGAAACAGTACTTAGCTCAGTCATAAGTATGCTGAATGTGCTCCTACTTTCACAAACATGGAACACCtttttcaaaaaacataaaaaaattaaaccCGAAGTAAAATGAAATAAGTGGATATGAATATGACCAGATCATTAACCACCTGCAACCTGTTAATTTTCATTCAAAAAAGCTTCCATTCAAAGTTTCTTGAAAAAAAGTTACTATCTTTGCTAATTTCTCCTTCAAATTCTTCAATTTTTAACTATATATATAGTAATATAATCAATAATCAATGAAATAAATCATATTAAAGCTTACTAACCAATCGGGTCTTGCTAAATTCCGTATCAAAATCTGCCATTTCAAGTTTCTTTAAAAAATGTACTATCTTTGCTAAATTCTATTTAAATCTTAAATTTCCAAGATTCTTGAAGAAAAACTAAATGAGTATTAATGTGGTAAGTGGTGAACCAATCTTCCATAGTTGTCTTTGTCGATTAAAATCATACCTGAAAATAGGCAACTCGATACTCTTACTCACGGTTCACTTGACTCAGTCCCTGTATTGTGTGTAAAATTTGAACCTGCACAGTTGCATATCAATGATCAGTATGCTAAACGATTGTTGGTATTAGGGCTTCTGATGCACAATACATATAAAGTAACAGTGGTAGGTAGAATAATAGTAATGTAAGATTTAAAGcagcaaaaatttatgtaaataaGACTAAACATACCTGAATCCACTTCGATTGTTAacgatttagggttttgaatatTCGCTTTGATGAGAAACATCTGCTACAGATTAAGTGTTTGTGAAAGGAAACAAACCACATGAGATCAGGCGAAATAAAATCCCCAAAATTAAAGTATAGATATAGATTCTACCGTTGTCGGCTAGCGACTAATAGttaatattattaaaattattaCCAATTTGGACAAGTATTAAATTATTACTATCAGAGTAAAAACACTTATGATAACTCACTTGGTCATCTAAAGAATTTCTCTGCTCTTGATAGCTTTTGTCTCCTATAATCAAATAGTATATATAACTTAATATAAAGTTTCACACCAAATACCTAAGGTGAACCTATAACCGTATTTATACTCTGCTACCtattaacaacaacaataataataataataaaaattaaataaataaatataataaaatatatataagtaTTTTTATCTAATAAATAATGACACACACAGTTGGATAGCTTGGAAGTTGACATCACACCaaataggggtgagcaaaaggaaaaacccgaccctacccaaccattacccgacccgagaaccgatcaaacataaaagaaggaaccgattcactaccctaaaaACAGGAACATGCCcattttcttaataaacgaacataaacaaaaaaaaatgtgttcgGTTATATGTTCGTGTTTGTGTCAGTGTTCGGTTGAaattcggttcatttacaggcctaatTAGAATACAAGAGACGATAGGTGATATCATGGCAAGGTCTCTTACAAGTCTAATGACCCATTTTGCAAGTCATGCAAAAACTCCTTAGCCAGCTTTCGAGCCGCCTCATTTCTCCTAgtaaagaaaaggttgaagaataAAAATAATAAGAATCTTGCGAGCAATTACCAATAGTGCCATCCAATTCTGAGTTGATATATATTGTGACTTGTATTCTTGATACCTGTGACGCAAAAGAACATCAATACTCGAAAATGTAAAGAATAAGAAAAAAGGTATGACAAACTATTAGTACAAGTAAAACCCTTGATATATACCTTCGTTCAGCTTCTGATGGCAGAACACCATCTTCAAGCTCCTGAATAAATTGCTTATAAGACATCAACCCTTCTCTGAAATGTCATaatgatggatcaaaatcacatgAAAATAGTAACAATGCTCTCATTTGGGTCTAGTCAACAGGCGAGACGACAGATCATCTTTTTCAAATACCATAATAATAAAACCATTGTGAAAACGACAGATCATCTTTTTCAAATACCATAATAATAAAACCATTGTGAAAGCCAACATAAGAAGAATCACATCCACAATAACTTGACAAAACACTGACCTGAGGGTATTGACCTGATCATTGTAACCTCCGCGAGCCGATTCCCAATTTACAAAAGCAGATAGATGCTTATAAGACTTCACACAAAATAAaaacttaacaaaaaaaataaataaataaaacattctGATATTAACTTGTCGGTGAACATGTTCAAATTAACAACTCCTTAAATGATAAAAGAGAAATGGAAGATTCTGTATAGAGGTAAATGAAGGGTGTGTTTAGGTTTGCTAATTCTAACTGCTTATTTAATTATCTGTAAGTGATAACTGATAAGCAATGTTGAGTATGCAATATGCATCATATAATTGTTCATTCGAAACTGCTTTATTCAAAAACTCAAGCAGATAAAGCAAATTTTTAATTAAAACATACCTGGATTGGAAAACTTGCATACGGAATTGTGAACAACTTGAAGACGATTAGCGTGTATAAATCATAAAGATTTGAAATAAGAGCAAACAATAACAATGAGAGAGAAGTGTCAGATTTATGTGGTGGTGGAACCCTAGCCGCCGCCCTGTGCCTTGAACCACAACCATCACAAGACCACTGTTGGAGAAAACCCTAAATGGACCCATGTCGCCGTCATAGTTCCTCTTCAGGCCACAACCACCGTCACCATCTTCCTCTATCAAAGCACCGCCACCGGATGGGCAACTGTGACATCCGAGAACCTCTACCGTCTTCCACCAA comes from the Helianthus annuus cultivar XRQ/B chromosome 4, HanXRQr2.0-SUNRISE, whole genome shotgun sequence genome and includes:
- the LOC110938194 gene encoding uncharacterized protein LOC110938194 isoform X2, whose translation is MFYLFIFFVKFLFCVKSYKHLSAFVNWESARGGYNDQVNTLREGLMSYKQFIQELEDGVLPSEAERRYQEYKSQYISTQNWMALLMFLIKANIQNPKSLTIEVDSGMFSLIYINFCCFKSYITIILPTTVTLYVLCIRSPNTNNRLAY
- the LOC110938194 gene encoding serrate RNA effector molecule isoform X7; translation: MFYLFIFFVKFLFCVKSYKHLSAFVNWESARGGYNDQVNTLREGLMSYKQFIQELEDGVLPSEAERRYQEYKSQYISTQNWMALLETKAIKSREIL
- the LOC110938194 gene encoding serrate RNA effector molecule isoform X6; the protein is MFYLFIFFVKFLFCVKSYKHLSAFVNWESARGGYNDQVNTLREGLMSYKQFIQELEDGVLPSEAERRRNEAARKLAKEFLHDLQNGSLDLRQKLSRAEKFFR
- the LOC110938194 gene encoding serrate RNA effector molecule isoform X5, producing the protein MFYLFIFFVKFLFCVKSYKHLSAFVNWESARGGYNDQVNTLREGLMSYKQFIQELEDGVLPSEAERRRNEAARKLAKEFLHDLQNGSLDFRCFSSKRIFKTLNR
- the LOC110938194 gene encoding serrate RNA effector molecule isoform X4, which encodes MFYLFIFFVKFLFCVKSYKHLSAFVNWESARGGYNDQVNTLREGLMSYKQFIQELEDGVLPSEAERRYQEYKSQYISTQNWMALLMFLIKANIQNPKSLTIEVDSGSNFTHNTGTESSEP
- the LOC110938194 gene encoding serrate RNA effector molecule isoform X3, with protein sequence MFYLFIFFVKFLFCVKSYKHLSAFVNWESARGGYNDQVNTLREGLMSYKQFIQELEDGVLPSEAERRYQEYKSQYISTQNWMALLQMFLIKANIQNPKSLTIEVDSGSNFTHNTGTESSEP
- the LOC110938194 gene encoding uncharacterized protein LOC110938194 isoform X1; this translates as MFYLFIFFVKFLFCVKSYKHLSAFVNWESARGGYNDQVNTLREGLMSYKQFIQELEDGVLPSEAERRYQEYKSQYISTQNWMALLQMFLIKANIQNPKSLTIEVDSGMFSLIYINFCCFKSYITIILPTTVTLYVLCIRSPNTNNRLAY